The window TCTAACATATCCAGGACAACTCAAGGCAGGACCGTAGTTTCCACACCGTCGGGGGCAATTTTACCGAAACCGGATAAAGTGAGTTCTATTCTACCTTGGTTATCGAGTGAAAACCGACAGTGTAGGCGGGACTTAACGCGGCATTGACAGCCGCTGTAGCACATAGAAAGGCAGGAGATGCGCTGCGTTCAGTCAAGTCAGCCAATGAACGCATGTTTACACGAGCTTGGATGTGCTTTCAGGAAGTAATTACCccgtttttgtcattttgattcaATTAAAGTCCTTATTGATTAAGTGGACATTTTATGTTAGCCATTGAAATAATGCGTAATTGGAACATTTGCCTCTGATAAAGGGTGTTATTTGAGCTAGCTAAACACTACTCAAGATGGTGTGCGTTGTTGTCGAGACAATCGAGGGCAATGAAGGATATCTGTTTATTACAAAAACGCGTCGTTTGTTCTGAACTATGATGTCCAATAAGATTACGATGGCCCATACAGATAATTCCATATTATTGGAACACAAAAAACTATTAAGGCCAAGGACCAAACTGAAGGAAATATGTCGACTAAGAATGCTCCACCCATGGCTGGATAAACTTGCTGTGGGGCCACAAGAAATAATGAGCTGATGGGCCTCAGTTAAGCCCTTTTCAAAAGTTATTAGTTAGGTAGTCTGGCTTACCGGATGTACAGTGATATTTTCATGTCACTTGACAAACTTAGTCCTCTTGTCCTTTATGTTTTCCAGACACCATTTGGACTTATCCGCATGACAGCAGTGGTGGTGCCTTTCCTGTACGTGGGAACTCTGATCAGCAAGAACTTTGCCGCTCTTTTGGAGGAGCATGACATCTTTGTCCCTGAAGACGATGACGATGATGACTGAGCTTACTCCAGACAATAAATGGTAAAGTCAAAGTGTACATTAGCAACACCTTATTTGACCTTTCAACACTGTTGCTTAGACCTTTTTATGCACTCTTGTTCACGTGTATAGGGTGTTTGTAAGctatgtgtgaaagtgtgtagTTTGTGGCATGTTTGCAACATTGACTAATGGTAACAAAGCTGctgacagtgtttttttttttttaattcatatcCACAGGGTGCTTTGCAATACTGACTAAGAGCACACCAGCAGGCACAAAGAAGATGGGGAAGATGGGGCACTTTGACATCCAAATACATCTCTCCACCCATCTCCTCACTCTCTCCCCTGCTAACTATGTTTTCGCTAAATTCATTTTGTTCTAAATCTCATATCATGTGAGGCTATCAACACTACTAGTTATGCCTTCACTCCTGCTTGCatgtttttgtctgtcaacTTAATAAAGGGAGCCGATTACACATGGATACACACTTGGTATTTAATCTTAAAGCCATCTACACATGATTTGCGGTAGGGTGCAGAGCAGAGAGGCAAAGCACAGCACAGAAACATTCTGGAATTGGTTGCGCCTTGAAAGGTAAACGGCAACAAGGTCAAAGTAGAAATAATTTTAACTTTGATCGCCTTGTTGGGCGGCAACGCTCTCTCCACAGGAAAACAATGGAACAGCCAGAGCAAAGCCTTTTTACTGTGGAACATGTGTAAGTGGCTAAACAGTCTTTGCACAGTGGTTTCTGAGTACACAATAGATGCCATCATTCTTAGTCTAACTCTTTTTACTCATACCCTATGTATATGTCTGGCATAACAGTACATCTTATTGCAATGTAAGTTGTgatattttgtaaatattttatgttGGCTTGCTGTCATCAAGGTAAGTTTTTAACAGTTGTGTTCATTGGTCAGGTTTGTCTTGCTCCCTCCTGAAGTGCAGCGTTGGCCAGTCTCAAGTGTTCGTTGAGGGAGTCGGTCTCCAACTGGCTACGACCCCTCGTGTCACTCAGCTCTACATAGGCCATCTTATAACGCTCATAAGCTGCTTTTTTCTCCTAGAGTAAGGGTTGAAACAAATATGGAAGACACATCAAAGTCAAGCAGGGAGGACAGCTTAAATCAAATCTCTAAATATTCAACATGTACAAAGGAGTGTATTATTTTTGAGAGGTCTGATCATAAAGCACCTTGGTAAGAGACTGCACTTCAGTCTGTAGACAGCTGATCTCTTTTTTAAGGTACTGCACCTCATTGTCTTTCGCTCTCAGTAATgtctggaaaacaaaatgtgacatCTTACTATTGGcagtaaaacattttcacataCATATGGAAAGTCTCAATG of the Etheostoma spectabile isolate EspeVRDwgs_2016 chromosome 2, UIUC_Espe_1.0, whole genome shotgun sequence genome contains:
- the smdt1b gene encoding single-pass membrane protein with aspartate-rich tail 1b translates to MLHRRSHAHGATPTQLTLLEKMATSILRLPLRLFTKNAGTMSRNNGLKTSNISRTTQGRTVVSTPSGAILPKPDKTPFGLIRMTAVVVPFLYVGTLISKNFAALLEEHDIFVPEDDDDDD